The Thiovulum sp. ES DNA segment CGTGGTGAAATTCGAGCTTTTATAAACATGTATGCAATAAATGGTGAAGATGAAGATAGGATACAAGCGGTAAATCTTCTTACAATTCATCTTAGCAAAGGTCTTGAATTTAAGCATGTTTTTATTTTGGGTGTAAATCAAGGATTTTTACCTAGCTTTGCTTCTGATAATGAAGAGGAGAGAAGGTTAGCTTATGTTGCTTTTACTCGTGCAAAAGATAAACTCTATTTAATTTACTCAAAACAACGAACAATTTACGGCAGAAGACAAGATTCAAAACCGAGCAGATACCTGCACGAAGCGGAACTTATTCACAGTGCAAGAATTGAGCAAAACAGACATAAAACAGCGGAAAGCGAAGGCGAATTCTCTGTTGGAAATTATGTCAAACATAACAAGTTTGGAAATGGTGAAGTGAAACATATTTCAAAACAGGGTCGAGAGATATTCTTGGATGTTGCTTTTGAAAATAAAGTTCGCAAAACACTAATTTCAACTGTTCTTCAAAAAGTTAATAGTTGATTGTCGGAGAGATCCGACAAAATCTAATTTCGGACAAAAATCCCTTTTTCAGTTAAATATTTTTTCAAATCACTAATTTCAATCTCTTTAAAATGGAAAATAGAGGCAGCAAGTCCTGCATCCGCACCAATTTTAAAGACCTCATCGAAGTGTTGCATTTTTCCCGCACCACCACTAGCAATAAGTGGAACTTTTGCAATTTTTGAAATCTCTTCAGTTATTTTTAAGTCAAAACCGCTTTTTGTTCCGTCGGCATTCATCGAAGTTAATAAGATTTCTCCAGCACCACGATCCTGAATCTCCTTTACCCAATCTCTCGCAATAATTCCTGTGTCTTTTGTTCCGCCATTTATAAAAACATGATATTCACCATTTACAAATTTCACATCAACCGCAACAACAAGAGTCGAACTACCAAATTTTTTTGCAATTTCATCAATAATTTCTGGACTATTTACCGCTTTTGAATTTACACTAACTTTGTCGCAACCAACATCAAGAAGTCGAGAAACATCATCAGTTCCACGAATTCCACCTCCAACAGTTAGCGGAATAAAAACCTCTTTGGCAACATCTCGAACAACATCTACAATTGTTCCACGATTCTCATTTGAGGCAGTAATATCTAAAAAAGTGATTTCATCAGCCCCTTCGCTGTTGTATCTTTTTGCGATTTCAACAGGGTCTCCCGCATCTTTTAAATCAAAGAAATTTACACCTTTAACGACTCGACCATTTTTTACATCGAGACAAGGAATAATTCGTTTTGCAAAAGCCATTTTGCCCCTTTCTAATTTTTAGAATTCTAGCGATTTTAAAATTCCCAAAAAGTGCAGAATTTGTAGTAAAATTTTTAAAAATTTAGGATTTGATAATGGGAACAGTTCTTATTATTGGTGCTGGTGGAGTTGGTCGAGTTGTTGCACATAAAACTGCACAAAATCGAGATGTCTTTTCAAAAATTATTCTTGCTTCGCGAACAATTTCAAAATGTGAAAAAATTGCTTCCGAAATTGCTGGTGAAATCGTTGTTGATTCTGTAAATGCCGATGAGGTCGATGAAGTAATTTCGCTAATTAAAAAACACTCTCCCGATATTGTTGTAAATGTTGCATTGCCGTATCAAGACTTAGCAATTATGGATGCATGTATTGCGACTGGAGTTCATTATTTGGATACAGCAAATTACGAACATCCAGACACAGCTCATTTTGAATACAAAGAGCAGTGGGCTAGAAATAGTGAATTTGAAAATGCGGGAATTTTAGGAGTTCTTGGTAGCGGTTTTGATCCTGGTGTTACAAATATTTTTGTAGCATATGCACAAAAGCATCTTCTTGATGAAATTCACACAATTGACATTTTAGATTGTAATGATGGCGACCACGGTTATCATTTTGCTACAAATTTTAATCCAGAAATCAATATTCGGGAAATCACCGCAAATGGTAGATATTGGGAGAATGGAGAGTGGATTGAAGTTCCTGCTTTGAGTGAAAAAATCGATTGGGAATATCCTGAAATTGGAACTCGAGACAGCTATCTGATTTATCACGAAGAGATGGAATCGATTGTAAAAAATATTCCGCATTTGAAACGAGTTCGATTTTTTATGACTTTCTCAGAAAAATATTTGACTCATCTCCGAGTTTTAGAAAATATTGGAATGACTGCGATTGAGCCGATAAATTTTGAAGGAAAAGAGATTGTTCCACTTCAATTTTTAAAAGCAATTCTTCCTGATCCTGCAACACTTGGTGAAAGAACAAAAGGTCAAACAAATATTGGAATTTATGCAACTGGACTAAAAAATGGAGTTGAAAAAACTTACTATATTTATAATGTTGCCGACCACGAAGAAGCTTATCGAGATACAAAAGCAAATGGTGTCTCTTTTACAACTGGTGTTCCTGCGATGATTGGTGCAAAACTTGTTTTAGAAAATAAGTGGAGTGGAAAAGGTGTAAAAAATATGGAGGAATTTGATCCAGACCCATTTATGGAAGAGTTAAATCTTCGTGGATTACCTTGGAAAGTTCTCGAGATAAAATAACCGCTCAAAAAAACTTGCCGAGAATTGGGAATCACTCAAAAAGAATTAGCTGAAAAAATAGGTATTAGTCGTCAAACTATTTCAGATTGGGCAACAAAGAAAACAAAAATATCAAAATCGGTTGAACTTCTTCTAAATCTTCTTGTCGAGCAAAAAGATTGCTCAAAATTTAAAAACACAATTCAAAAAGAGCTTTCGATTCGGCTAACTTGACTTTTATGTCTGAAAAAGTTAATATTCAGCTATAGGAAAGAAGTGCGAGTTCTTTCCTATAAAATTCACTTTTAAAGTTAAAGTTATGAACGAAATTATAACAAAAGAGTTTCAAAATTTTCCAAGCGGAGTTCTTCACTTTTTTGTTTTAATCAGAATTTTGTTTTAATCAGAATTGATAAAATTTGACAAAAAGTTTTCCATTGGCAAAAAAAATTCAATCAATAGAACCAAATATCACAGAATTAGGGAACAGTTGGCTTAAGTCTTATGACTTAAACTATAAATTAGAACAAGAAGAATTAAATTCAGAAATTGACAAAGCTCTCAACGAATATCACTCAAAAAGTGGAGGAAAAGGTGGGAACCGTCCCGACACAAAACTACTTTTAAAAGACAAAAATGAGAATTATTTTCCTGTTGTCATTGAATACAAAGGGAAAAAAGGAAAATTAGAAAAACTCAAAGATGGTGTGGTTGAAAATCGGAATGCAAAAAATGAATCAATTGTTAAAAATATAAATGATTTTGCCGTAAATGGAGCTGTGCATTACGGAAATGCAATACTTCATCACACAAGCTATTCAGATGTGATCTCAATTGGAATGACTGGCTATAAAAATGAGAGTGGAAAAATCGAACATCAAATCGGTGTCTATTTCGTCTCAAAAAACAATTTAGGGGCTGGTCAAAAAGTTGGTGAGTTTTCAGATTTTTCATTTCTGAAAGAAGAGAATTTTGATAATTTTGTAGAAGATAAAATCACAAATCTAAAATTATCAGAAGAAGAGTTTGAGAAAATCAAGCAACAACGAGAAAAAGAGATAGATATAAATTTGGTGAAGTTGAACAACGACATTTACCAAAATGAGAAAGGTCTCGGAGAAAATGACCGTGTCTATCTTGTTGCTTCCGTAATTATTGCAACACTTGGAGTTGCTGGAAAAATTGCACCACTTGAAAAATCTGATTTAAAATCTTCTGCTGAAGAGGGAAATCGAGACGGAGACATAGTTTTAAGAAAAATCAAGGCATTTTTAAAAGAGAAAGAAATCCCTGAAGATAAAAGAGACCTGATTGTCCGAACTCTACAAAACACTTTGACAACTGAAAATATCAACAAAGTTGAAAATGGAGAGAGTCAATTAAAAAGAGTTTTTAACAAAGTTGTTGATGATTTGGGAATTTACTACAAAATTGGATTGACAACAGATTTTACGGGAAAACTTTTTAATGAAATGTATTCTTGGTTAGGTTTCACTCAAGATAAATTAAATGATGTTGTTTTGACTCCGTCGTATGTTGCAAATCTTCTTGTGAAATTAGCAAGAGTAAACAAAGACTCGTATGTTTGGGATTTTGCGACAGGTTCGGCAGGTTTGCTAGTTTCGGCAATGAATGAAATGTTAGACGATGCAAAAGACAAAATCAATTCGCCTGATGAATTACGACAAAAAGAGTTACAAATCAAAGCCGAACAGCTTTTAGGTTTGGAACTGCTTTCAAGTGTTTATATGTTGGCAATTCTGAACATGATTTTAATGGGAGATGGAAGCTCAAATATTTTAAATAAAGATTCTCTTAAGTTTGACGGAAATTACGGTTTTGGAAAAAAAGATGAAAAGTTTCCAGCAAATGCTTTTGTTTTAAATCCTCCATACTCTGCAAAAGGAAACGGAATGATTTTTGTCAAAGAGGCTTTTGCAAAAATGAAAAATGGATACGGAGCAGTAATTATTCAGAATTCAGCAGGAAGTGGAAAAGCTGGAGATTACAATAGAGAGATTTTGAAAAAGAATACACTGATTGCAAGTATAAAAATGCCTGTTGATATTTTTATTGGTAAATCAAGTGTGCAAACAAATATTTATGTTTTTAAAGTTGGAGAACCTCATCACGAAGAAGAGCTTGTGAAATTTATTGATTTTAGCAACGACGGTTACACACGAAGCAACCGAAAAAAAGCTACAAACAATTTGAAAGATACAGACCAAGCAACACAAAGATACGATGAGGTCGTAAAACTTGTTCGTTTTGGGAAAAGCAAATTGAATATTTTCACTGAAAAAGATTTTTACGAAAACACAATCGATCCAAAAAATGGGGCAGATTGGAATCAGTCAGCACCAATTGACACAAAACCAACAATTGAAGATTTCAAAAAAACTGTTAGTGATTATTTGGCTTGGGAAGTTTCAACTCTTCTGAAATCTAAAGACAATTCGGGAAAGTAGATTCCCTGCTTAACCAAAAGTTAAAAGAGGTTGAGTGGGGTGAGTTTAGATTTAATGAGTTATTCAAACTATTACCAGTTAAAAATAAGCTTGTAAAACTTAATTTAGATTTAAATGGAAAAATACCTGTTTATTCTTCTGAATCAACAAACAATGGAATCAATGGTTATACAAATCAAAAACCTTTTTTTATTGTAAATAATGAAACTCCTATTTATATTA contains these protein-coding regions:
- a CDS encoding saccharopine dehydrogenase-like oxidoreductase (PFAM: Saccharopine dehydrogenase) translates to MGTVLIIGAGGVGRVVAHKTAQNRDVFSKIILASRTISKCEKIASEIAGEIVVDSVNADEVDEVISLIKKHSPDIVVNVALPYQDLAIMDACIATGVHYLDTANYEHPDTAHFEYKEQWARNSEFENAGILGVLGSGFDPGVTNIFVAYAQKHLLDEIHTIDILDCNDGDHGYHFATNFNPEINIREITANGRYWENGEWIEVPALSEKIDWEYPEIGTRDSYLIYHEEMESIVKNIPHLKRVRFFMTFSEKYLTHLRVLENIGMTAIEPINFEGKEIVPLQFLKAILPDPATLGERTKGQTNIGIYATGLKNGVEKTYYIYNVADHEEAYRDTKANGVSFTTGVPAMIGAKLVLENKWSGKGVKNMEEFDPDPFMEELNLRGLPWKVLEIK
- a CDS encoding imidazoleglycerol phosphate synthase, cyclase subunit (PFAM: Histidine biosynthesis protein~TIGRFAM: imidazoleglycerol phosphate synthase, cyclase subunit) encodes the protein MAFAKRIIPCLDVKNGRVVKGVNFFDLKDAGDPVEIAKRYNSEGADEITFLDITASNENRGTIVDVVRDVAKEVFIPLTVGGGIRGTDDVSRLLDVGCDKVSVNSKAVNSPEIIDEIAKKFGSSTLVVAVDVKFVNGEYHVFINGGTKDTGIIARDWVKEIQDRGAGEILLTSMNADGTKSGFDLKITEEISKIAKVPLIASGGAGKMQHFDEVFKIGADAGLAASIFHFKEIEISDLKKYLTEKGIFVRN
- a CDS encoding type I restriction-modification system methyltransferase subunit (PFAM: N-6 DNA Methylase), with product MAKKIQSIEPNITELGNSWLKSYDLNYKLEQEELNSEIDKALNEYHSKSGGKGGNRPDTKLLLKDKNENYFPVVIEYKGKKGKLEKLKDGVVENRNAKNESIVKNINDFAVNGAVHYGNAILHHTSYSDVISIGMTGYKNESGKIEHQIGVYFVSKNNLGAGQKVGEFSDFSFLKEENFDNFVEDKITNLKLSEEEFEKIKQQREKEIDINLVKLNNDIYQNEKGLGENDRVYLVASVIIATLGVAGKIAPLEKSDLKSSAEEGNRDGDIVLRKIKAFLKEKEIPEDKRDLIVRTLQNTLTTENINKVENGESQLKRVFNKVVDDLGIYYKIGLTTDFTGKLFNEMYSWLGFTQDKLNDVVLTPSYVANLLVKLARVNKDSYVWDFATGSAGLLVSAMNEMLDDAKDKINSPDELRQKELQIKAEQLLGLELLSSVYMLAILNMILMGDGSSNILNKDSLKFDGNYGFGKKDEKFPANAFVLNPPYSAKGNGMIFVKEAFAKMKNGYGAVIIQNSAGSGKAGDYNREILKKNTLIASIKMPVDIFIGKSSVQTNIYVFKVGEPHHEEELVKFIDFSNDGYTRSNRKKATNNLKDTDQATQRYDEVVKLVRFGKSKLNIFTEKDFYENTIDPKNGADWNQSAPIDTKPTIEDFKKTVSDYLAWEVSTLLKSKDNSGK
- a CDS encoding transcriptional regulator with sigma factor-related N-terminal domain (PFAM: Helix-turn-helix); this translates as MGITQKELAEKIGISRQTISDWATKKTKISKSVELLLNLLVEQKDCSKFKNTIQKELSIRLT